Within bacterium, the genomic segment GAGCGGCTGGTGCTGGACACCTACGGCCGCTCGAGCGGCTTCTGTGTGGACCCGATCGAGAAGAAGCCCCTCTACCACTTCCTGCCCGGCACGCCCGTGCTCTCCTTCGGCACGGCCGGCTGCAACCTCTCCTGCCGTTTCTGCCAGAACTGGGAGCTGAGCAAGGCGCGCGCGACGGACATCCTCGCCGCGGCGGCGACCCCCGCAGCGATCGCCGCCGCCGCGGCCGCGCTGGACTGCCGCAGCGTGGCCTTCACCTACAACGATCCCGTGATCTTCCTCGAGTACGCCGTGGACGTCGC encodes:
- the amrS gene encoding AmmeMemoRadiSam system radical SAM enzyme, which produces MDDTAFTARHWQPRDDGRLECTLCPHRCRLADGQRGFCFVRLRRGERLVLDTYGRSSGFCVDPIEKKPLYHFLPGTPVLSFGTAGCNLSCRFCQNWELSKARATDILAAAATPAAIAAAAAALDCRSVAFTYNDPVIFLEYAVDVA